In Mytilus galloprovincialis chromosome 1, xbMytGall1.hap1.1, whole genome shotgun sequence, the following are encoded in one genomic region:
- the LOC143067829 gene encoding uncharacterized protein LOC143067829 has product MESCDMEPAESDSLPGCDIKNEIMLTHTNALATDNIIQNEEKSLKDILAKIENLCNTLLPEDHQYILMTTSTGKKTFDICGSENAISFMDKYKTMAQDFVLHCYSAVSEEKDTPESITEIKAEGNSKISLDDADHDEEEEASCDVNDEIDVEKSIEKIVKMLVTKQNMSIDNVLKELVKLNDSLDGCSDNTSAAKFIAARDITPERQNVENIESREITVKNEFEDENDFEEMADEDDFEDTVDDIGDEDYVESDESKECEPTTSKRKTRRMKSDKSIFEFKCDKCGHHFATEKFLQNHLEEHLVFDKMDDKNTECSICQKTFCDKPSLRRHYRTHSNCQLYECQICSKSFSRSDTYKNHLRIHKEPEFKCTKCNRHYHTKQSLTKHGYTCDGSSTENTEKQEDSKDQNFTCTNCNRHFNTKQLLTKHAENCNESSTKNTEDQEDSKTSVKKKRVRLSLSGEWQCLKCNLRFTSELFLQNHLDEHKIFDNMNTEEKQCPECSKTFSDIKNLKRHYRTHSKCQLYECPFCSKTFNRSDTYKNHLNCHGDPKFSCSQCNRQYHTQSALNKHARKCGSSPFSECKECKIMFSNRENYEMHVCNSDDPANFIKTYKSEQTEDGKHFCGICNKVFNKRKGLLRHRKLHSEVLYRDNACEICKKNYKSKQILQKHIKAVHSETRDYVCDLCGKSFSRSDGLKQHLKTHSTDDSVKVECSLCGKLLSSRTALSVHMRIHQDAEPYICEVCGKSFRQQSNLRSHKLVHTDEANYNCDKCPKKLKSLALWKTHMRAHAVKEGLNDETILAKFGKFYTCELCQKKVATATQYKQHMRSHSNERPYCCDICSKYFKERSKLKRHLHNVHSERMYETNMVSLQPVCFNNYQ; this is encoded by the exons ATGGAAAGCTGTGACATGGAGCCTGCTGAATCAGACAGTCTGCCTG GCTGTGACATAAAGAATGAGATAATGTTAACACACACCAATGCTTTAGCCACAGACAACATCATCCAGAATGAAGAAAAAAGTCTCAAAGACATTctggctaaaattgaaaatctG TGTAATACACTTTTACCTGAAGAccatcaatacattctgatgaccACCAGTACAGGAAAGAAAACCTTTGATATTTGTGGATCTGAGAATGCTATTAGTTTTATGGATAAATATAAAACCATGGCTCAGGATTTCGTTCTACACTGTTACA GTGCTGTTTCTGAAGAGAAAGATACACCAGAAAGCATAACTGAAATTAAGGCTGAAGGTAATTCTAAGATATCATTGGATGATGCTGATCATGATGAAGAAGAAGAGGCATCGTGTGATGTTAATGATGAAATTGATGTAgaaaaatcaattgagaaaattgTCAAAATGCTTGTCACCAAGCAAAATATGTCCATTGATAATGTTTTAAAGGAATTGGTTAAGTTGAATGATTCTTTGGATGGATGTTCTGACAACACTTCTGCTGCAAAATTTATTGCtgcaagggacataactcctgaGAGACAGAATGTCGAAAATATTGAGTCTAGAGAAATTACAGTCAAAAATGAATTTGAAGATGAAAATGATTTTGAAGAAATGGCTGATGAAGATGATTTCGAAGATACAGTTGATGATATTGGAGATGAAGATTATGTTGAATCTGATGAATCGAAAGAATGTGAACCTACAACTTCCAAAAGGAAAACGAGAAGAATGAAGTCTGATAAatcaatttttgaatttaaatgtgATAAATGTGGGCATCACTTTGCAACAGAAAAATTTCTCCAAAACCATTTAGAAGAACATCTCGTTTTTGATAAGATGGATGATAAAAATACTGAATGCTCTATTTGTCAGAAAACATTCTGTGACAAACCAAGTCTTAGGCGTCATTACAGAACTCATTCTAACTGTCAGCTTTATGAATGTCAGATCTGTAGTAAATCGTTTTCTCGTTCTGACACATACAAGAATCATCTCAGAATTCATAAAGAACCAGAATTTAAATGCACAAAGTGCAATCGTCATTATCATACAAAGCAATCACTTACAAAACATGGTTATACTTGTGATGGGTCATCTACAGAAAATACTGAAAAGCAAGAAGACAGCAAAGACCAAAATTTTACATGCACAAATTGCAACCGTCATTTTAATACAAAGCAATTACTGACAAAACATGCTGAAAACTGTAATGAATCATCTACGAAAAATACTGAAGATCAAGAAGACAGCAAAACGTCTGTTAAAAAGAAACGGGTTAGGCTCTCATTATCAGGTGAATGGCAATGTTTAAAGTGTAACCTTAGATTTACCTCTGAGTTGTTTCTACAGAATCATTTGGATGAACACAAGATTTTTGATAACATGAATACTGAGGAAAAACAATGTCCTGAATGTAGCAAAACTTTTTctgatattaaaaatttaaaacgaCATTACCGAACTCATTCAAAATGTCAGTTGTATGAGTGTCCATTTTGTAGTAAAACTTTTAATCGATCAGACACATATAAAAATCATCTGAATTGTCATGGAGATCCAAAGTTTTCCTGTTCCCAATGCAACAGACAATATCACACACAGAGTGCACTGAACAAACATGCTAGAAAATGTGGATCCAGTCCGTTCTCAGAATGCAAAGAATGTAAAATAATGTTTTCTAACCGAGAGAATTATGAAATGCATGTATGTAATTCTGATGATCCAGCTAACTTTATAAAGACTTACAAATCAGAACAAACGGAAGACGGCAAACATTTTTGTGGAATTTGTAACAAGGTGTTCAACAAGCGTAAAGGTCTTCTCAGACATAGGAAACTTCATTCAGAAGTATTGTATAGAGATAATGCTTGTGAAATATGCAAGAAAAATTATAAATCTAAGcaaattttacaaaaacacaTTAAAGCTGTTCATTCGGAAACACGAGATTATGTGTGTGATCTGTGCGGGAAGAGTTTTAGTAGGTCAGATGGGTTGAAGCAGCATTTGAAAACTCACAGTACGGATGATTCGGTTAAAGTGGAATGTAGTCTCTGTGGTAAACTTCTTTCTTCTAGAACAGCTTTGAGTGTACACATGAGAATTCATCAAGATGCAGAGCCCTACATATGTGAAGTATGTGGCAAGTCCTTTAGGCAGCAGAGTAACTTACGAAGTCACAAGTTAGTACATACTGACGAAGCTAACTATAATTGTGACAAATGTCCGAAAAAGTTAAAATCACTCGCCCTCTGGAAAACTCACATGAGAGCACATGCAGTAAAAGAAGGACTTAACGATGAGACTATTCTGGCAAAGTTTGGCAAGTTTTACACATGTGAGCTTTGCCAGAAAAAGGTGGCTACAGCTACTCAGTATAAACAGCACATGAGGTCTCATTCTAATGAAAGGCCATATTGTTGTGATATTTGTTCTAAGTACTTTAAAGAAAGGTCAAAACTGAAACGTCATTTACATAATGTGCATTCAGAGAGAATGTATGAGACAAATATGGTAAGCCTTCAACCagtttgttttaataattatcaataa